Below is a genomic region from Brassica rapa cultivar Chiifu-401-42 chromosome A08, CAAS_Brap_v3.01, whole genome shotgun sequence.
ACAACAACTTTTGAGCCAACCAAGTATTGTCTAAATTTCTCGAATGCGAAAACAACAGCGAGTAATTCCTTTTCCGTCGTCGCATAGTTTCGCTGCGCGTCATCGAGAGTGCAACTGGCGTGATAAACAGCATGTAACTTTTTATCCTTCTTCTGATCTAAGACAGCCCCGACTGCGAAATCACTCGCGTCGCACATTATCTCAAATGGGAGACTCCATTCTGGAGTTTGCACGATAGGGGCAGTTATCAAGGCAGTTTTAATCTCCTCAAAAGCTTTTAAGCATTCTGGTGTGAAATCAAATTTAACTTCTTTGCAAAGCAGAGCAGTGAGAGGTCTAGCGATTCTGctaaaatcattaataaatcTACGGTAGAATCCAGCATGTCCAAGGAAAATCCTCACGTCTTTTACAGTCGTGGGTGCAGGTAAACCGGTCATAACTTCTATTTTGGCACAATCTACCTCTATTCCGACTGCGGATACTTTGTGCCCAAGGACTATTCCATCATTAAACATGCATTTTTCCCATTTTAGGACGAGGTTCTTTTCTTCACATCTAGCCAATACTTTACACAAGTTGTCTAGGCAGTTTTTAAAATTAGATCTGTGAACTGAAAAGTCATCTATAAAGACTTTCATAAAATCTTCGATCATATCTGTGAAGATTGAAATCATGCACCTTTGAAAAGTAGCAGGAGCATTACATAGGCCGAATGGCATCCTTCGGTAAGCGAAAGTGTCGTAAGGGCATGTGAAATTCATCTTTTCTTGGTCATCAGGATTTATAGGAATCTGGAAGAATCCGGAATACCCGTCGAGAAAGCAATAGTATTGGTTATTTTACAGCCTTTCCAACGTCTGATCTATGAATGGTAGTGGGAAGTGATCTTTCCTAGTGGCTGCATTCAGATTTCTGTAATCAATGCACATCCGATGTCCAATCAAAGTTCGCGTAGGAATAAACTCGTTCTTATCATTTTTCACCACCATGATACCTCATTTCTTTGGTACAACATGCACATGGCTCACCCAATTACTGTCAGAGATAGGGTAGATGATTCATGCATCTAGGAGTTTGATGATTTCTTTCTTTACTACTTCTTTCAAATTTTGGTTTAACCTCCTTTGATGTCCAATTGATGATTTAGAACTTTCTTCTAAATGGATACGGTGCATGCACAAATCAGGGGAGATACCGGGAATATCATCCAAAGAATAGCCAATAGCTTTCATGTATTTGCGAAGTTTGTTTAATAATAATGCAAGTTCTCCACTACTAAGGTTGGCGTTAACGAAAACGGGGTATAATTTGTCGTAAAGGAAAGCATATTTCAGCCAAGCTGGTAGTTGTTTCAGTTCAACTTTTGGTGTTTTTACGAGCTCCAATTGTCTAGCGCGAGCAGCTGTCGATCGACGGCGCTTTgcaaatatcgatcgacatcTATCGCTATGCTGTCGTCGTCTGCTGTATCGACATTCATGACCTCGTAACATGCGTTCAGTAATCGAGCATATTCATCAACTTTGCTATCAATGCTGAGAATGTCGTTTACGGAGGTAGTAAGGGCTTTTTCTAAATGGTCATCTGAACATATGTCAGCGAAATATTTTTCAGCTAGCCTAGGAACATGATCGACGAAAGAGGTTTGATTGTCTATTAAAGGGCGTTTGATCATCTTTTCCATGTCCAAGGTCATCGGAAGGTTACAGACATTCAAACATATGTGGCCTTCCTTAACTTCAATTATCACGCCAGCAATAGCTAGAAATGGTCTTCCTAAAATAAGGGGGTCCTTAGGTTCGTGCTTGTATTTCAACACTATAAAATCTGTAGGTATATGACATCCGTTTATCATGATAGGTACGTCTTCAGGAATTCCTTCAGGTACTCTAACAGATCTATCACCAAGAACTAAAGTGATCCTCGTAGGTTGGAATCTTGTGAAGCCGAGAGATATCGTGACAGAGTGAGGTATTAGGTTTACGCTGGAGTCTAGATCGCAAAGAGATCGAGAAAATTGTTTATTGTGAATAGTGCAATCTAAATCGAAACTCCAAGGATCTGATTCTTTGGTCGTGGTTCCTCCTTGGATCCTAGCACTAACCTCCTCTGAGATCATCATGACACTCTCGTCTGAAGTTGGTAAACTTTGTGACACCATATCTTTAATATTTCTTTATGGAGGGGGAAACTTTCATAGAGTCACTAAGTGGGATCTCAATGACCACTTTGTCAAAGGTTTCTTTACAAATAGCTTTATCTATTTCGCGCTTTGTTTTTGACTTGATGGGAGGGAAGGGAGGCAAAGTTCTATACACCCTTTCCATCGTAGGTTTAGAGGATGTTACTGGTTTTGGTGCGGTAGGTGCagcctgtcgatcgacgtcgtcgcATGTTTGTCGATCGACATTCTCCTCATCCTCTGATTCTCCTTTTCGGTCATCGAGATCGGGTTGAGTTTTCTCAATGTCTTTGTTGTGGTCTGGCTTTCCCTTTTTAGGGGGAACCTCCGACTCAGGCTCGAGGTCatcaaacactattggttgaGATCTACTTTTCCCGGTTCTCTCTCAATTTCCGTAAGTTCATCAATGGCGATACCCTCTTCTACGTTCGAGGTGACGTTTCTACTGCTCTTTAAGGTGACAACTCCTACTTGGCGTCGAGGATTAGTGTCAGTTCTTCCTAGAAGAAGTCCTTCTTCCCTCTTTAGCTATCGCAATCTGCGCTAATGGACTATCTAATCGCTTAATATGTTCACTTAtgatttcaaataattttatcagTTCACAGTGAACTAAGTCTATCTTTCCACCCAGATTGGCGGCTATCTTCTGATTTTCAGTGAAAGCTTGGTCTAACCTAGATTTAGCCTTTTCTTTGTGTGGGCTGTAGGTTTCGTCATATCTTCTGGTAAAACTAGGTTCACTAAGCTCAGGGTGCTGATCGTGAAGATCCACTTCATATATGGATTATCTTCGTCCTTCGAGATTCATTCGGGTTATCGTCTTCTATTTTGAAAACTTGGAATTTGTTCTGATATGTTAAAAGGGAATGAAGCGAGTCTAAGCTTTCCTTAATTTCAGATAGCTCATCATTACGTTTGACTTCCTTTCCTTTTCTTTCATTCATTTTCTCGAAGGCTCTAACGGTAGCGTAGTCTGGTAACGAAGATTAACACCTCCATAGAAAAAGTTGATCAGCTGCGGTTCTGAATAACCGTGATGCGGGCATTTGAGTTGTAAATCTTGAAATATCTCCCATGCATCTTTAAAGGACTCTCTTTGGCCTTGGTGAAAGGTGGAATTTTTTCTTCTCACGTCCGAGTAAATGGTTCATTGAAAAAGTGATTAATGAAGACACTCCTAATCTCCTTCCAGCAGGTTAAAGACCCTGTCGGTAACTGGTCTAGCTATCTTCTGGCGTCTCCTACTAGGGAGAACGAGAATAGTTTGCAACGATTGTAGTCGTCTCCCATCAGGTCTTTTAACTTTTTGATGTGATCATGTGGATGTCCTGAAAACAATCCACGAAAGGGGTTATGACGTACCAAAATTAGGAAGTCAAGATTAAACTTAGATCCTCCTAAATTGTTTTCTAGTAGTCGGATAGTggacctattggaataggtccATCCATGATTTAGGTAGTCTTGCAAAGGCAATTTTTCCtcataaactatttttatattaatattatcagGGATTGCAGCCTCCTGCTCATTAATGATTTGGTTGTGTTGCATGGTTGACCTTTCGGTTCTCCCAAGACTACTTCCTTATCACAGAGATTGGTAAGTAAACATTTACCTGCTTCCGGCCCAGTGGTGTCGATCAATTCCAGTAGCGAAGTGTCGATCGTTTCTTCTATCGACTCATCGCTCGACGTGTCCGTCAtgtcgtcgatcgatgtccgtTTGAAATCCATGCTTTTCTTCTAAGGTACATGTTTCAGCAGGAAAAGAAGAAACACTTTAAGTAAACAAAGTAACAAAATCTAGACTATATTCTAAACTTAATCTAAcggtaataagaaagagtctCCGGCAACGGtctcaaatttgatatcactcaaattaccctaaggagtgatttgtactctctcaaataagagattCAGTTGTAATACTTAGGTTGAACAAGATAGTTGTACTCTAAGATTACACAATAAATTTGTACTCTCTCAACAGTCCAGACTCTAAGATTACACAATAAATTTGTAGTTTTCGAAGTAAAGCTAGATGATTATGATTAAAGCAGTAAATTGGTTGAACAAGATAGTTGTTCGGTTGAAAGGTTTTTGAGTTGTAAATTATTTGGaaaatatttagatttataGCAAATCTCAGGTGTGACAAGTATGCAaacttaattaaattaaaaggaATTATAAATGATATGTTCTCGAACTCAAACTTAAGTATAACCTCTCAACTTTTGTTTGTTTAGATTATCTAATGTCTAGATCTAAGATCTCAGCTATCGCTTGTTGATCTTGAGAAAGTGTCAATCGACAATTCTATATgaatgtcgatcgatacacctctAAGCCCGTCGATCGATACAACTTTGGAGTTGTCGATCGACGTTCCTTCTAGCACGCTTTACGAACATGTTTGAATAGGTTTTCTAATTTTCTAGACCAACTTTCGTGTGTATCTAGTCAATTAGATCATACTAGTTTAGTTTCAGGCAATTAACCAAGCTTCCGTTTGCGCTAGTTAAACCTAAGATCTAAGTTTAGGGTGATCAATCCTTGACTTAGCATTAAGAGCAACTAGATGAAGATCTATTAAAATATCTTAACAACAATTCATATTAGCAATACATAGATCACCATTTGAAGAATCCTAATCTAACAATAAgactactcagacatattcaTAAGAAACATGGTCATGATGGTCTGAATAATTCTTAAATGAAATGAATATAAAAAGTAAACATGACAGAGTAAAGAAACaagggagttcaagatcttctcggTTATAAAGTTCAGATCTCTCTCTCCTATCCTAAGCTCTCCAACCTATCTAGTGTGCCTCCTCTTCAAGTGTGACAATGGTCGAAGAAGTCTCAAGAAGGTCTACTTCTAAAATGATATAAAACCCTAATAAATAGCATAACATGCGGTCAGAGACTTAAGGTGCAATAATTTGGAGTTTTGGGTAAAACTTGTGATTTTCTTTAATGCTGATTCTCGCAGATGGCTCGCCGTCGATCGACGTcgataatacatattttaatatcatttgCTTTGtggtgttaaaaaaaacatcatttgCTTTGTAAATTGATAAGCTTAAAGTTTAAAACATTCagaatttgaataaattaatGTCTCGATGAATAAATCATAACATCTTGGGCTGAGATGTAAATTATGTTATTGTGGtgtaaaaatgatttttttaaatgtatcaAAGTTAATTTTAATCTAAGATTATATAGGTTAACAATTCACATTTGATATAAATTCAAAAAGAAGgatatttgtaattatatatatatatatatatatacaactgTCAAGTAATATACAATTCACGTTTGatataaaaccaaaaagaaagaaTATTTGTTAATATAGATATAGCTGtcagtaatatattttttcaaaaacaatacTGTCGGTAATATATGTGTGGGTACCGAGAATTTTGGGATGGAAGTGACAAATAATGtgttatataatttgtttattttgctttatttaaaatgcagttataaaatatttaattatttttaagtaggTTATATGGAGAAAATAATAATTGGATTAAACCTCTATTAATAGGTCATGTTCCTAAaataatagaatagattttaaaaacatttatatatttatatatttttgaacgtATTATATTAACTGATGTTAGGTcaaatattaaacatttatatttgggattataaaatgtattacattatgcataatatataagatggtTATATTTGAGGTAATTAATATAAATAGGCATAACCACATTTGGAAACAACAAAAGAAAGGTATAACTATTCACATCTTAAACGTCGGCTAATCAATGTAGTTGAGAGAAGTGGGCCACCATTTTCGTTTGATTGTTATGACTTATAGAGGGAGTTACGGTAAATCAAAGttgttttagataaaaaaaatgttaataatattgatgcagttataaaataatcagTTTCTTAAAACTAGTTGGACCCTACTTTTATTAATTGGTCATattgctgttttaatagaatagattggGTAATAGTAGAAGATAAGAATAAGTAAAAGTTTAAGGATCcatttgtaatttaaaaagttCATCTGAAAAAATAAAGATGTGAACATTATATCTTCAAATCTAAATCAACACTATTCATTTTTCATTCTGAAGCAAGAAATAAAATACCATTGTAGCAAAACTTTATTCAAAATGGATAAATACCTGGAAAATAAAGCACTAATGGATATGGTCTAGAAGtgtcttttcttttgtcaaccagttttattattttcaatccCAATAGATAAGGGGGTTAGTTTGTTTCACCATTTGTCATCTTCatccaaatgattcatttgtattATTCAGATTATTCATTCAGATTTTTGtaattgtttgtttgtccatccacatagctcatctagatgaatcatctaaatgtatctaatgtttgtttcattattttcatttccattcaaatgagtttagtaaacaaattaccaaaatactcttatgttgatttaatcatatgtttgatattaattttaactatattacatttaattatttagtttaatatatttacattagaattattataaaattaacgagttttctttttgcggtttgggcaggaaaaaaaatatttttcagttttagcgagaaaatacatttttcggttttggcaagaaaacaagatttttcggttctggcggaaaaacgagatttttcggttttggcgggaaaatacaaatttttggtttttgcgagaaaacaggtttttgcggttttggctggaaaaacatttttggcgggaaaacgcgttttttttttgtggttttggagggaaacacgtttttgcaattttcgtgggaaaatgaatttttttggttttcccgggaaaacgcgtttttgcggtttttcgcgggaaaacatgtttttgaggtttttgtagttttggcgggaaaacgcatttttggagaaaaacatgttttttgcgggaaaacgtgtttttttgcttttttgcgtttttgcggttttcgTGTGAAAaagagatttttcggttttggtaggaaaatgagattttttcggttttggcgggaaaccgtgttttttggtttttgcagGAAACCACATTTTTCGATTTTGGCCGGAAAACAAGATTTTCGGTTTTAACGGGAAAACAcgttgttttggttttggcggaaaaacacgtttttgcaattttagcgggaaaatgtgtttttttgtgttttggcgaaaaaatgtgttttggaGTGTTGGcgtgaaaacatgtttttgtgattttggcatgaaaacacatttttggtttttgcggaaaaacgcgtttttgcaattttgacgggaaaacacgattttgcaatttttgcgggaaaatgcatttttggagttttggcgTGAAAAAAAGTTTCTAGGTTTTCAtgggaaaacgtgtttttgtagttttgtcagATTTCGTAtgtgacaaaaatgatattatgtttaGGTTTGTAATTTGTGAATTATATTATAGGCATAATATACATTATACCATTTTGAATGAACcatttccattcaaatgatccaaattggttcagatgaatataatttaaaattaagccTAATAAATTTCCAAAAATCATCGGGATGATCCATCTGAATGAGTTGCACTTTTAGTgcttaaacaaacaaaaactcatCTTCATCCAGATAGAGAAACAAACGGGTCCAAAGTACAGCGAAATGGAACTAATTTAAACGAGGCCCAGAAAGAATATAATTTAGCTCATATGTGTTAACACCGACTCAGCATCCTCTTTAATCTACACGTGCTAGCTGCAGATGCATCTTAGGACACGTTTATCAACACGGGATCTTCATGTGAGACGACGTCTATCCTGCTGCTCTGATGCTTTTCCACCGCAAGCTCCGGCTCCGCCGTAGTCGATTCACACAGAACTTTAGAACCCCGCCTTTTATGAAACTCATGAATCTCTTTCATATCTCGTATACTCTAATATTTTGCCTCAGCCGTCGTTTATAACCAAGATTCCTTCAACGCCGATTGATCACACTGGGAAATACTCGAAATTTGATTCAAGAGGAGGATTTTTATCGGACCATCAGTAGAGATGCAGATTCTACTAAACCTCCAAAGAATCAACCGAGATCACTCCAACAAACACATATTACTTTGTATCAAGGAAACTTTACTCATAAGCCTTTTTGGCTTACACAAGTGGGAGTAAAGATTGATTCCCATAAGCAAGGAATAAGAGCATAATCGGAAGGGGAAGAGACCCCAACCCAAGAGTCGATCTATTGAtcgaatatattatataacaaaacGACATCGAGCTCCCTTATGAAAGATATTTGTTTGATAAGAAGGGGGTCTCGAGAGAAAGTTCCCTCTCTAaaggaaagagagaaagagagtttagAGCATCTGCATCGCAGTATGCTGAGCGTCTCTTATGTTGGGGGGGCCCACAATTTTTGACAAAACCGTCTTCAATTGttgcagaagaagaaacgtaTATTGGATGTATGATGTACTGTTTTGTGGGCCCCACGACGCGTGGCGGCCCACAATTGgttctgtttttaattttttttttataaatcagaaaaaataaaaataaaattaaaaaattaaaaacccaACCACGTTTCTGGGATAAAGGTGCTCTTAAATGCCGGTCTAGAAGtgttttatcatatattttttatattaatatacattttagtttcaatattttaatatattatgtgtGCATCTTTATTTGTGTGGCTGGTTGTTTAATAATCTTTTCAATTGAATTTGTTTGGATCAAATTCTATCATGACACACATGGATTTCAAATATTCTCTCGTGACcctgttttaatttctttttattttacattaaaatttaaatacaaaacaaGGGAAAATAGCTAAAAGCCCAAacgattttgatttatttacaatCTATGCCCTTACTATCCCATCCATAAACCCGATCCATCTAAAACTCGAACCCTATTCCCCTAAATCCCTAAATCGTAACATAACTTCCCCATTTTCTTCATTTCACGATCTCTGAAAATTTTGATCTTCACTCATCAATTCAACCATAAAACGACATCTAAACTAAGATTcaccaagaaaaagaaagaatccccaccaagaaagaagaagaaatcctCACCGGCAAAGAAGAATGGGGTTGAACCGGCTAAGAAGAAGATGACTTTGCCGACAGAAAAGAAGAAGCGGGCTAGATCGTCTCCAGCAGAGGAACACGAAGCAGACGACGGTGGGTCGTTGTCTCAACCCACGAAGCGGCCGCGTCTTACTTCAAACCGCAAAAATCTTCAACCTAATTCGGCTGCTGCCTCCGCTTCTCCAACTCTGGCCGCTTCTCCTACTCAACCCGACAATGAGGAGACACCCTTAGGACCACCAGCCAGATCAGAAGATCCTTCACCAACGAAGAGACAAAATCCGCTACACCAACAGGATCCTCCGGATGCATCTCTTTCCCGGTCTTCCACTAAGGGCAGGACACCTTCTTTGGAACAAGGATACAATGAGGAAATGGGATCGCATGGTGAGCCTCCCACATCACGAGAACTTAATGCTACAGAAGAGCAAATAATGGTAAGAAATCATTTCGAAATCAGTTTTTGTAATATGTTACAACTAAGATATATTGTATATAGATGTACTAGTAAACCTAGTAGTATACTTAAGATAAGTGTAACTTGTACAAATGAAGAAGTTTAAATTGTTTTACTAATACAACTGTGAAATGTAAAATTGTATAACTGGTACAACTTCTTAAAAATTTAACTAGAACATGACAATTTTACTTGTTTGACTAATGCAACTGTAATATGTAAAACAAGTATCACTCGTACATCTTGTAATTATCTAACTAGTGAAACCTGGACAACTGTTATTTGTATAACTAGTATTACTCGTAGAACTGTTATTTGTATAACTAGTATTACTCGTACAGGTAGAACCTATCTAATAAGTAATACTTGTACAACTATTATATGTATAACTTGTAGAACATATGTGTAACTAGTATAACTCGTACAAATGTCCTACGTATTGCTTGTATAACTCGTACAACTAGAACATATGCAGCTACAAGTAAACACAAATCTAAGTAGTATAACTTGCACTACTGTTTTTTGTATTACTTGTTTAACTCGTACAACTTAAACAAATTTAAGTATACAACTTGTAAAACTCGTACAACTACGACTGTAGCAGAATTTGTGTATTACTAGTATCACTCGTATATGTATAACTTGTGTTACTCGTAGAACTAGCAATCTGAGGGACAGATTTGAGATTATGGAGGACTTGTTTGATCATGATCGTTTTGACACTAGTGGAGGCCAAGAAAATGGTATAAATTATGATCTTATTTATTAGGGTCTGTTTTTAAGACaaatgattaatctttatatatttttgttttagatGATACTGATAAAGATGCCACAATGGAGGGCGAGACTGAACCCGAGCAAATGGCAGAATATGATGCTGATAAGGAGGCCACGAAGGATGGAGAGAATGAGCCTGAGAAAGAAATCCAGGTTGATGCTGATAAGGAGGCCACAAAGGAGGGTGATAATGAGCCCAAGCAGATGGCAGAAGATGATGCTGATAATGAGGCCACAGAGGATGGAGAAAATGAGCATGAGAAAGATAGCCATGTTGATGCTGATAAGGAGGCCACAAAGGAGGGTGAGAATGAACCCGAGCAGATGGCAGAAGATGATGCTGATAAGGAGGCCACAAACGAGGTTGAGAATGAGCCCGAGCACGCACTGCAAGGTAATGTATTTTGTTGTAATTTTTATTGTAACTTAGCTGtgatttgattttaatttattttgtagaGGATCTTGAAGTGATGGTGGCAACAGCAGAGAAGTTTGAGAAAGAAGTTTTGGAGAAAGAAGCTGCGGAGAAAGAAGCTGTGGAGAAGAAAGCTTCGGAGAAAGAATCAACGGATGAAAAGGATGGAGATGCTGAAGAAGATTCaccgaagaagacgaagagggTGCCAAATCCTTCTCGTATGAAGCAGTCTCCATATGTTGAGAAGTAATCTATGTGTGTCTTGTATTTGGTTATTAAACCTTTATGCTACTTTTGGatgttggtgtttcttttgtCAAACATAAGACTTGTGTTGCTGTTGTGAAACTTAAGACTTGCTGTTGCTTTTGTGAAACATAGAACTTGTGTGTTTCTGATTTAGTAGTGAACTTGTGTTTATCATATTATTGTTGAACTTGTTTGAACTTGACAGGTTTTTCGTATAACTAATACTACCAAGTAAACTATGGCAAAATTACTCTGACATATACAACTGGTACAACTAAATAACAGAAGGTACAACTATTGTTCTTAAAAGGTGTTGCACATTTAAAATGTGATAATCAACTAAAACATAATAACAAGTAGTTGTACCAGTATTTTAGTTGTACAAACTAATACATAGTTATACCAGGGTTTGAGTTGTATAAGTTTGTTCATAGTTGTATTTTGGTAGAGAATTTGAATTGTGTAGTTGTAccacattaaaaatatatatatctcagTTGTACAGTCTTGTAATTCTTAAATACATTGAACCACATACAAAGTAAtcattaattttgttaaaatatattatgtgtaCGTTCTCCAAAAATATAGTGAACAAACTAGTAAACAAACCTTTAAATTATAAGGTAGATCATAGAAACTTATGTGATTGTgtaataattgaatttttttgggtaaaaattcaaataattagGATGGACGAATCTTAGGACATTCCAACTTATATAGtctattgttatttaattataaaaagcCAAATGGAGTTTTAAAATGTCATATTTTAAGAAGTTGTACCAATTGTACCAGTATTTCCTTCCTCGTGTATATAATGTAGTTGTCCTAGTATTACATCATATAGTTATACTAGTTGT
It encodes:
- the LOC103833322 gene encoding serine-aspartate repeat-containing protein I isoform X2; its protein translation is MEGETEPEQMAEYDADKEATKDGENEPEKEIQVDADKEATKEGDNEPKQMAEDDADNEATEDGENEHEKDSHVDADKEATKEGENEPEQMAEDDADKEATNEVENEPEHALQEDLEVMVATAEKFEKEVLEKEAAEKEAVEKKASEKESTDEKDGDAEEDSPKKTKRVPNPSRMKQSPYVEK
- the LOC103833322 gene encoding fibrinogen-binding protein isoform X1; amino-acid sequence: MEDLFDHDRFDTSGGQENDDTDKDATMEGETEPEQMAEYDADKEATKDGENEPEKEIQVDADKEATKEGDNEPKQMAEDDADNEATEDGENEHEKDSHVDADKEATKEGENEPEQMAEDDADKEATNEVENEPEHALQEDLEVMVATAEKFEKEVLEKEAAEKEAVEKKASEKESTDEKDGDAEEDSPKKTKRVPNPSRMKQSPYVEK